One Mastacembelus armatus chromosome 10, fMasArm1.2, whole genome shotgun sequence DNA window includes the following coding sequences:
- the commd5 gene encoding COMM domain-containing protein 5 has translation MSSSHVKDLSFLGVRIPPEIESMSKNLNDVDQETFRKILKAVVSALEGKDCREVMRSTADGSGIPQERLSHIIAGMYRLLSEAIRIPTSSLKHEAFKEDLRELRIPEEFITDFSSVVFGYRRAALESATSQNDPHLPTIEDFKWRVDVAISTSSLARALQPSVLMQMKLSNGSFHRFEVPVSKFQELRYNVALILKEMNDLEKRSILKIQD, from the exons ATGTCATCTAGCCATGTAAAGGACCTCAGCTTTCTGGGAGTTAGGATACCACCGGAAATTGAGTCAATGTCAAAAAACCTGAACGATGTGGACCAAGAGACGTtcagaaaaatactgaaag CTGTGGTCAGTGCCCTGGAGGGGAAGGACTGCAGGGAGGTGATGAGGTCCACAGCAGACGGCAGTGGCATCCCACAGGAGAGGCTTAGCCACATTATAGCTGGGATGTACAGACTGTTGTCTGAGGCCATCCGCATTCCCACATCATCACTTAAACATGAG GCCTTCAAAGAAGATCTCAGAGAATTACG GATACCTGAAGAGTTCATCACAGATTTCTCCAGTGTGGTATTTGGATATCG TCGTGCAGCGCTTGAGTCAGCAACCTCGCAGAATGATCCTCACCTGCCAACAATAGAAGACTTTAAATGGAGAGTGGATGTTGCCATTTCTACAAG cTCTTTGGCCAGAGCCCTGCAGCCTTCTGTGCTGATGCAAATGAAATTATCAAATGGGAGTTTTCACCGCTTTGAG GTGCCAGTGTCTAAGTTCCAGGAACTTCGTTACAATGTGGCTTTGATTCTCAAAGAGATGAATGATCTGGAGAAGAGGAGCATTCTTAAAATTCAAGATTAA
- the smim19 gene encoding small integral membrane protein 19 translates to MGAHGVLGNEPESIDYSVHEAWNEATNVYLLVILVSFGLLMYARKNKRKILRIFTLPPTVGSSPEPNFYDSLQKVRLRQQLEMYSLARKFEQQQQGQTDSVQLSME, encoded by the exons ATGGGTGCTCACGGGGTTTTGGGCAACGAGCCCGAGTCTATCGACTACTCGGTGCACGAAGCCTGGAATGAGGCCACCAATGTGTACCTGCTGGTTATCCTGGTCAGCTTCGGCCTGCTCATGTACGCCAGAAA AAACAAGAGGAAGATCTTGCGCATCTTCACTCTGCCTCCCACCGTCGGCAGCAGCCCCGAGCCAAACTTCTACGACAGCTTGCAGAAGGTCCGCCTGCGACAGCAGCTTGAGATGTACTCTCTGG CCAGGAAatttgagcagcagcagcaaggcCAGACAGACAGTGTGCAGCTCTCCATGGAGTGA
- the fam199x gene encoding protein FAM199X — protein sequence MSESLYEKFLAPEEPFPLLSQRANLSDVGTLDVSDFGCQLSSCHRTDPLHRFHSNRWNLTSCGTSVASSECSEELFSSVSVGDQDDCYSLLDDQELTSLDLFPEGSVCSDVSSSISTYWDWSDSEFEWQLPGSDIASGSDVLSDIIPSVPSSPCLFSKRKPKSHPHRNLDELPWSAMTNDEQVEYIEYLSRKVSTEMGLREQLDIIKIIDPCAQISPTDSEFIIELNCLTDEKLKQVRSYIREHSLRQRASSTREGWKRSSHSSASTGGISGASSSNASMVSSASSSTGSTASNSVAGGTASACSGSSVANISRAHSDGNLSSAAERIRDSKKRSKQRKLQQKALRKRQLKEQRQARKERLSGLFLNEEVLSLRVTEEDDHGDDLDILM from the exons ATGTCTGAATCGCTGTATGAGAAGTTTTTGGCCCCAGAAGAGCCGTTCCCTCTCCTTTCCCAACGAGCCAACCTCAGTGATGTGGGAACCCTGGATGTCAGTGACTTTGGCTGTCAGCTCTCATCTTGTCACAGAACAGATCCTTTACACCGCTTCCACAGTAACAG GTGGAACCTTACTTCCTGTGGGACCAGTGTTGCCAGCTCAGAGTGCAGTGAGGAGCTCTTCTCCTCAGTGTCTGTGGGCGACCAGGATGACTGTTACTCCCTTCTGGATGACCAAGAACTAACATCATTGGACTTGTTTCCAGAGGGCAGTGTTTGCAGCGATGTCTCATCTTCTATTAGTACCTATTGGGACTGGTCTGACAGCGAGTTTGAGTGGCAG TTGCCAGGAAGTGACATTGCCAGTGGCAGCGATGTCCTCTCTGATATCATCCCAAGCGTGCCAAGTTCACCGTGTTTGTTTTCTAAGCGGAAGCCAAAGTCCCACCCTCATCGTAACCTGGATGAACTACCTTGGAGTGCCATGACCAATGATGAACAA GTGGAGTACATTGAGTACCTGAGTCGGAAGGTCAGCACAGAGATGGGCCTGAGAGAGCAGCTGGACATCATCAAAATCATCGACCCGTGTGCTCAGATTTCTCCCACAGATAGCGAGTTCATCATTGAGCTCAACTGTCTCACTGATGAGAAACTCAAACAG GTGCGCAGCTACATCAGAGAGCACAGTCTTAGGCAACGAGCCAGTAGCACCAGAGAGGGTTGGAAGAGAAGCAGCCACAGCAGTGCTAGCACCGGTGGCATCAGTGGAGCCAGCAGCAGTAACGCCAGCATGGTCAGCTCCGCTAGCTCTTCCACTGGTTCCACAGCCTCCAACTCTGTAGCAG GTGGTACAGCCTCAGCCTGTAGTGGCAGCAGTGTTGCCAACATTAGCAGGGCTCATAGTGATGGAAACCTTTCCAGTGCTGCAGAACGTATACGAGATTCTAAA AAACGTTCAAAGCAGCGCAAGCTTCAGCAGAAAGCGCTTCGTAAACGGCAGCTAAAAGAGCAGCGTCAGGCCCGCAAAGAGCGTTTGAGTGGGCTGTTTCTGAACGAGGAGGTACTGTCTCTGCGCGTGACGGAGGAGGACGACCATGGCGACGACCTGGACATACTGATGTGA